A genome region from Gadus chalcogrammus isolate NIFS_2021 chromosome 5, NIFS_Gcha_1.0, whole genome shotgun sequence includes the following:
- the fam177a1 gene encoding protein FAM177A1 has product MADLSLYLTNVNVSLGQTMEPDKNYGAADNFESVEMGEAIDEGGRVRVPRRTIFFASGETMEEYSTDEEEDEETPMKKDVVTVDTSKLTWGPYFWFHMWRAATSTVSVCDYMGEKMASLFGITTPKYQYAIDEYYRIKKEEEEEEEDNRLSLEAEHQFNQRQEEEGEEGGSGDSLRLSQRPAAEQPAAAFVNISFELDPEPPLVAPDTSRGPAPDTSRGPAPDTSRVPAPLSS; this is encoded by the exons ATGGCAGATTTGTCGCTGTATCTCACTAATGTCAACGTTTCACTTGGCCAAACCATGGAACCTGATAAG AATTATGGGGCTGCTGACAACTTTGAGAGTGTGGAGATGGGAGAGGCTATAGATGAAGGTGGGAGAGTTAGAGTGCCTCGTAGAACCATCTTCTTTGCTAGCGGAGAGACCATGGAGGAGTACAGCAccgatgaagaggaggatgaggagaccCCTATGAAAAAAGATGTTGTGACTGTGGACACG TCCAAACTCACCTGGGGCCCATACTTCTGGTTCCACATGTGGAGAGCAGCTACCTCCACCGTTTCAG TGTGTGACTACATGGGAGAAAAAATGGCTTCTCTGTTCGGAATAACAACGCCCAAATACCAGTATGCCATCGATGAGTACTACCGCATTAAGAAAGAG gaggaagaggaggaggaggataaccGCCTCTCCTTGGAGGCGGAGCACCAATTCAACCagcggcaggaggaggagggggaggaggggggcagcggggACAGCCTCCGCCTCTCCCAGCGCCCGGCCGCAGAGCAGCCGGCCGCCGCCTTCGTCAACATCAGCTTTGAGCTGGATCCCGAGCCGCCCCTGGTCGCCCCCGACACCAGCCGGGGGCCCGCCCCCGACACCAGCCGGGGGCCCGCCCCCGACACCAGCCGGGTGCCCGCCCCGCTCTCCTCCTGA
- the LOC130382750 gene encoding zinc finger MYM-type protein 4-like, with protein sequence MEPGADHGTGKPSYEMFENNPDSAPSLQLGHSDVKVSEDPGSQRPEAVTTGGAGKAQTPSVLAAASRGEATSGGMDDVLEGVPAFPAVEEDDSDEDEDEEDEDWQFTLPQGTLEDYDVDSPLSVEEGRRTRANRQRGDGPQVEMAGGPAYNSSSASSDGAALEPSKQPDASQGGKVPIEPSAALPQVLRPPHKAPEPSHQAPEPQAPEPQAPEPQSQAPEPQSQAPKPPSQAPEPSPQAPEPPLLTIKDEPLDEGYDVALLPQTSISKVKEEHKDEELRISSVFSFRGGNAFAPQGAPAPFPQPTTTIFIPGRGTLLQASTLATLGIKPRLPAPAIAPAPTLLALPQTLSQPQPLPPPAVISTIRCSGCSKVLVKGQTAFQRKGATQLFCSTVCLSSHLPPTSKARSCYHCNKEIEDPKSMVMVPLDNNTFIHFCSHHCLSASNVEKKKTVAQLLYNPRLVTYQAKEQEKPHCIVCKSTSKIEHEVMHQGRIHSLCSDACFLEWRNSRQLAMNCCEGCGLYCKSDSDVCQTLTVEKAQLNFCSPTCVSTYKQSCIKNTECAVCHDSVRVSNTIMDRDQIGKVQLYCSTTCFAQSRPTKHMLTGTAFPCSQCNLSQVPQYHLAMSDGHIRNFCSHECVSAFRLQKEEPASQRSLVNGAPSRPSYSSAPPPLSDGPLPGPLGGAASPAPRLDRSSPHGTHPGAHSRVTSVPPLEPAYSDLASHQAQPATPSSPGHALTQAPPTHSHLTCGQCKQRFDTKPLLFSYQGRISMFCGAACCEQYKTQRNIMAPCESCKLDNVVFEVVTFDQQDRVFCSQTCKQQFREEVTAGGKGPWRPCSYCRCESQKTFHSHYGGRVEEFCRPHCMSQYTVLFYGMARCDGCRQRACLEERLQCTSSVRNFCSRACLMQYCHRHFEVGASRRADPPPAAGRALPPPHAPSQANHPSKMNPVGGELVCLASDSATRPHATGTLPTPYTHDKTIYHASTQTDAMRSSGPRRCQVKNKSVLCRPFTLNQETMCQLPEPPAKTSDSSTAAPQPRPVNHLPVRLTDRHFLAKRLWGSVGCVVCGHRPRKRATEEEEEQEEGPWGRKRARTEESEEVSGTVRVAETEKGGEKEAETLEHERHLEEKEEAVQAETGVMEERGETKEAGLETGVGVAGQGATDFYCRLCPGQPGLCPAPCFEIYHTRLMYWVSPGGGGERSSPGDKLKTPHATLPLPPPSAASVLTQTPTVQAESGLQ encoded by the exons ATGGAGCCTGGTGCTGATCATGGTACTG GTAAGCCATCATATGAAATGTTTGAGAACAACCCTGATTCGGCGCCATCTTTGCAGTTGGGCCACAGTGATGTCAAG GTTTCAGAAGACCCTGGTAGCCAGAGGCCAGAGGCCGTGACCACAGGAGGAGCAGGCAAGGCCCAAACCCCAAGCGTCCTGGCAGCAGCCAGCCGCGGCGAGGCTACGAGTGGCGGGATGGACGACGTCCTCGAGGGCGTACCAGCATTCCcagcggtggaggaggacgacAGCGACGAAGACGAGGATGAAGAGGACGAGGACTGGCAATTCACCCTGCCACAGGGAACCCTGGAAGACTACGACGTTGACAGCCCGTTGTCAGTGGAGGAAGGCCGGAGGACCAGGGCTAACCGGCAGCGTGGAGATGGGCCACAAGTGGAGATGGCCGGCGGACCTGCTTATAACTCCAGCtcag CCTCGTCAGATGGAGCAGCGCTGGAGCCGTCCAAGCAGCCAGACGCCAGTCAGGGGGGAAAG GTTCCTATAGAGCCATCCGCGGCACTGCCTCAGGTCCTTAGACCACCGCATAAGGCCCCTGAACCATCGCATCAGGCCCCTGAACCTCAGGCCCCTGAACCTCAGGCCCCTGAACCACAGTCTCAGGCCCCTGAACCACAGTCTCAGGCCCCCAAACCACCGTCTCAGGCCCCTGAACCATCGCCTCAGGCTCCTGAACCCCCCCTGCTCACCATCAAGGACGAGCCCTTGGACGAGGGCTACGACGTGGCCCTGCTGCCCCAGACCTCCATCAGCAAGGTCAAAGAGGAGCATAAGGAT GAAGAACTCAGGATCAGTTCAGTCTTCTCTTTCCGGGGAGGAAATGCATTCGCACCTCAAGGCG CTCCGGCCCCCTTCCCCCAGCCCACAACCACCATCTTTATCCCAGGGAGAGGCACTCTGCTTCAGGCCTCCACGCTGGCCACCcttgggatcaaacccagacTGCCGGCTCCGGCCATAGCACCCGCCCCTACTCTGCTGGCCTTACCCCAAACCCTGTCCCAGCCCCAGCCCCTACCACCGCCTGCCGTGATAAGCACCATCAGATGCAGTGGTTGCTCCAAg GTGCTGGTGAAGGGCCAGACGGCGTTCCAGAGGAAAGGTGCCACCCAGCTGTTCTGCtccaccgtctgtctgtccagccaTCTGCCTCCGACCAGCAAGGCTCGCAGTTGCTACCATTGCAACAA AGAAATCGAGGACCCGAAGAGCATGGTGATGGTGCCGCTGGACAACAACACCTTCATCCACTTCTGCAGTCACCACTGCCTGTCCGCCTCCAAcgtggagaagaagaaaacggtGGCCCAGCTGCTGTATAACCCTCGCCTGGTTACCTACCAAGCCAAGGAACAGGAGAAGCCCCACTGCATTGTATGCAAGAGCACCAGTAAG ATTGAACACGAGGTGATGCACCAGGGCCGCATCCACAGCCTGTGTAGCGACGCCTGCTTCCTGGAGTGGCGCAACTCCCGGCAGCTGGCCATGAACTGCTGCGAGGGCTGTGGCCTCTACTGCAAGAGCGACTCGGACGTGTGCCAGACCCTGACCGTGGAGAAGGCCCAGCTCAACTTCTGCAGCCCCACCTGCGTCAGCACGTACAAGCAG TCCTGCATTAAGAACACCGAGTGCGCCGTCTGTCACGACTCGGTTCGAGTCTCCAACACCATCATGGACAGAGACCAGATTGGGAAGGTGCAGCTTTACTGTTCTACCACCTGTTTTGCTCAAAGCAGGCCCACCAAACACATGCTCACAG GCACAGCGTTCCCGTGCTCCCAGTGCAATCTCAGCCAGGTCCCCCAGTACCATTTGGCCATGTCGGATGGCCACATCCGAAACTTCTGCTCCCACGAATGTGTCTCCGCGTTTAGGTTACAG AAAGAGGAGCCCGCCTCTCAGCGCAGCCTGGTGAACGGAGCCCCCAGCAGGCCCTCCTACTCCTCTGCCCCGCCGCCCCTCTCCGACGGACCGCTGCCCGGGCCCCTGGGCGGGGCCGCGTCCCCGGCGCCGCGCCTCGACCGGTCCTCGCCCCACGGGACCCACCCCGGCGCCCACAGCAGGGTCACATCGGTGCCCCCGCTGGAGCCCGCCTACAGCGACCTGGCCTCCCACCAGGCCCAGCCGGCCACGCCCTCCTCGCCCGGCCACGCCCTGACTcaagccccgcccacacacagccACCTGACCTGCGGCCAGTGCAAACAACGGTTTGACACCAAGCCGCTTCTCTTCAGCtaccag GGTCGCATCTCCATGTTCTGCGGCGCGGCGTGCTGTGAGCAGTACAAGACCCAGAGGAACATCATGGCGCCGTGCGAGAGCTGCAAGCTGGACAACGTGGTGTTTGAGGTGGTGACCTTCGACCAGCAGGACCGCGTGTTCTGCAGCCAGA CCTGCAAGCAGCAGTTCCGAGAGGAGGTGACGGCCGGGGGCAAGGGCCCCTGGAGGCCCTGCTCCTACTGCCGCTGCGAGAGCCAGAAGACGTTTCACAGCCACTACGGCGGGCGGGTGGAGGAGTTCTGCCGGCCGCACTGCATGTCTCAGTACACGGTGCTCTTCTACGGG aTGGCCCGGTGTGACGGCTGCAGGCAGCGggcctgcctggaggagaggcTGCAGTGCACCAGCTCCGTGCGCAACTTCTGCAGCCGGGCCTGCCTGATGCAGTACTGCCACCGGCACTTTGAGGTCGGCGCTTCGCGCCgcgccgaccccccccccgccgccggccGCGCGCTGCCGCCGCCCCACG cccccAGTCAGGCCAACCATCCCTCCAAGATGAACCCGGTGGGGGGGGAGCTGGTGTGCCTGGCCAGTGACTCTGCCACCCGGCCTCATGCTACGG GCACTCTTCCAACTCCTTACACCCATGACAAGACGATATACCAC GCTAGCACCCAGACGGACGCGATGCGCTCGTCTGGGCCCCGGCGCTGCCAGGTGAAGAACAAGTCAGTTTTGTGTCGGCCCTTCACACTGAACCAGGAGACCATGTGCCAGCTGCCAGAACCGCCCGCCAAGACCTCAG ACTCCTCCACCGCAGCTCCACAACCTCGTCCCGTCAACCACCTGCCGGTGCGCCTCACCGACCGCCACTTCCTGGCCAAGAGGCTGTGGGGCAGCGTGGGCTGCGTGGTCTGCGGCCACCGGCCGCGCAAACGGgcaacggaggaggaggaggagcaggaggaggggccctgggggaggaagagggcgaGGACGGAGGAGTCGGAGGAGGTGTCGGGCACGGTGCGAGTGGCGGAAACGGAGAAGGGGGGCGAGAAGGAGGCGGAGACGCTTGAGCATGAGAGGCACctcgaggagaaggaggaggcggtgcAGGCAGAGACGGGGGttatggaggagagaggggagaccaaGGAGGCGGGCTTGGAGACgggggtgggcgtggccgggcaGGGGGCGACGGACTTCTACTGCCGGCTGTGTCCGGGGCAGCCGGGCCTGTGTCCCGCCCCCTGCTTCGAGATCTACCACACCAGGCTCATGTACTGGGTCAgcccgggggggggtggggagcgGAGCTCTCCGGGGGACAAACTAAAAACTCCTCACGCCACTCTCCCTTTGCCGCCTCCGTCGGCCGCCAGTGTCCTGACACAGACCCCCACAGTCCAGGCAGAATCTGGACTACAGTAG